One Campylobacter lari DNA segment encodes these proteins:
- a CDS encoding AAA family ATPase, which translates to MKNKKIILASFLLLCVFVIVAFIKNQPDYISKAAYEELLEQNLIQKAIVENNEILLKSKEGNFLIAKDVVDLNALWQKIPLEYAKDYNLSEFFLIFILLAFLVSFLLFLNKKNKDRQNLLSLEKNILEKNEQNNTIQDVVSEVKFKDVAGVDEAKVELLEIVDFLKNPQKYKDFGVKMPKGVLLVGPPGVGKTLIAKAVAGEAGVPFFYQSGASFVEIYVGMGAKRVRELFLKAKSKAPSIIFIDEIDAVGKSRGDFSNVERDNTLNQLLTQMDGFEDNSGVIVMAATNKIDLMDNALLRSGRFDRRIFISLPDFKDRMHILQNYMKEKKSSVDLEKIAKASVGFSGAALETLVNEAAINAIRRKSDLIEENDFFAVLNKVLMGKKKIFSLSDKERKIQATYQAAKALCAFYFDVKFEKITLIEDRFKEYENTIKSKSELLNKIKVFLAGSVAMELIFNESYTNAQSDLLKVKELLTFMETFAMANEGLLQEQKQEVKEFLELMKEKVVRLANILLENEKIEKQDVEKIIME; encoded by the coding sequence ATGAAAAATAAAAAGATTATCTTAGCTTCATTTTTATTGCTTTGTGTTTTTGTAATAGTTGCGTTTATAAAAAATCAACCTGATTATATTAGTAAAGCTGCTTACGAAGAGCTTTTAGAGCAAAATTTGATCCAAAAAGCCATAGTAGAAAATAATGAAATATTATTAAAAAGCAAAGAAGGAAATTTTTTAATTGCTAAAGATGTAGTGGATTTAAATGCTTTATGGCAAAAAATTCCTTTAGAATATGCTAAAGATTATAATTTAAGTGAGTTTTTTTTGATCTTTATTTTGCTTGCTTTTCTTGTAAGTTTTTTACTTTTTCTTAATAAAAAAAATAAAGATAGGCAAAATTTACTTTCTTTAGAAAAAAATATTTTAGAAAAAAATGAACAAAATAACACTATACAAGATGTAGTAAGTGAAGTTAAATTTAAAGATGTAGCAGGTGTTGATGAGGCTAAGGTAGAGCTTTTAGAAATCGTTGATTTTTTAAAAAATCCTCAAAAATATAAAGATTTTGGCGTAAAAATGCCAAAAGGCGTTTTATTAGTAGGGCCTCCTGGAGTGGGAAAAACTTTGATAGCAAAAGCAGTAGCAGGCGAAGCTGGGGTGCCATTTTTTTATCAAAGTGGGGCTAGTTTTGTAGAAATTTATGTAGGTATGGGCGCAAAAAGAGTTAGAGAGCTTTTTTTAAAAGCTAAATCAAAGGCTCCAAGTATTATTTTTATAGATGAAATTGACGCAGTTGGTAAAAGTAGGGGAGATTTTTCTAATGTAGAAAGAGATAATACTCTAAATCAACTTTTAACTCAAATGGATGGATTTGAAGATAATAGTGGGGTTATAGTAATGGCCGCTACAAATAAAATCGATCTTATGGATAATGCGTTATTAAGATCAGGGCGTTTTGATAGAAGAATTTTTATATCTTTGCCTGATTTTAAAGATAGAATGCATATTTTACAAAATTATATGAAAGAAAAAAAATCTAGTGTAGATTTAGAAAAAATTGCAAAAGCTAGTGTGGGTTTTAGCGGAGCAGCTTTAGAGACTTTAGTTAATGAAGCGGCTATTAATGCTATAAGAAGAAAATCAGATTTAATAGAAGAAAATGATTTTTTTGCAGTGCTTAATAAGGTTTTAATGGGTAAAAAAAAGATTTTCTCTCTAAGTGATAAAGAAAGAAAAATTCAAGCCACATACCAAGCAGCTAAAGCTTTGTGTGCTTTTTATTTTGATGTTAAATTTGAAAAAATTACTTTGATAGAAGATAGATTTAAAGAGTATGAAAATACCATCAAATCAAAATCAGAATTGCTAAACAAAATAAAAGTTTTTCTAGCAGGCTCAGTTGCCATGGAGCTTATTTTTAATGAAAGCTATACTAATGCACAAAGTGATCTTTTGAAGGTTAAAGAATTGCTTACTTTCATGGAAACTTTTGCTATGGCAAATGAGGGTTTATTACAAGAGCAAAAGCAAGAAGTGAAAGAATTTTTAGAATTAATGAAAGAAAAAGTAGTGAGATTAGCTAACATTCTTTTAGAAAATGAAAAAATAGAAAAACAAGATGTAGAAAAAATCATAATGGAGTAA
- the mog gene encoding molybdopterin adenylyltransferase has product MVKIGILVLSDRASSGVYEDKSGVEIEKILDSYIKNEKSFYYELIPDEYDLIIEKLAYLADEVKCDLIFTTGGTGPALRDVTPEATQAVCDKMLPGFGELMRAKSLEYVPTAILSRQSAGIKGKSLIVNLPGNPKAIRECIEPIFPAIPYCVDLIGGAYIENNEEVISVFRPKKK; this is encoded by the coding sequence ATGGTAAAAATAGGAATTTTAGTACTTTCAGATAGAGCAAGTAGCGGAGTTTATGAAGATAAATCCGGAGTAGAGATAGAAAAAATTTTAGATTCTTATATAAAAAATGAAAAAAGTTTTTATTATGAGCTAATTCCTGATGAGTATGATTTAATCATAGAAAAATTAGCTTATTTGGCTGATGAAGTAAAATGTGATTTGATTTTTACTACAGGGGGTACAGGGCCTGCTTTGCGTGATGTGACACCAGAAGCAACACAAGCAGTGTGTGATAAAATGCTTCCAGGTTTTGGGGAGTTAATGCGTGCAAAAAGCTTAGAATATGTACCAACAGCTATACTTTCAAGACAAAGCGCGGGTATAAAAGGAAAATCATTGATTGTTAACTTACCGGGTAATCCAAAAGCTATAAGAGAATGCATTGAGCCTATATTTCCTGCTATACCTTATTGTGTGGATTTAATAGGTGGAGCTTATATTGAAAATAATGAAGAAGTAATTTCTGTATTTAGACCAAAGAAAAAGTAA
- a CDS encoding rhodanese-like domain-containing protein: protein MKKIFLSLALCASFVLAEVKNIDINAGILENYQVIDVRKPSEWAQTGTIKNAIKISFYNEDGSLNENFIEEIKKISSDKPIAIVCRSGSRSAKASALLDQNGIEVTNLKGGMNALLSQGYKTSK, encoded by the coding sequence ATGAAAAAAATATTTTTATCTTTGGCACTTTGTGCTAGTTTTGTTTTAGCAGAAGTTAAAAATATTGATATTAACGCAGGAATTTTAGAAAATTATCAAGTAATTGATGTTAGAAAACCTAGCGAATGGGCGCAAACTGGTACTATAAAAAATGCCATTAAAATTAGCTTTTACAATGAAGATGGTAGCTTAAATGAAAATTTCATCGAGGAAATTAAAAAGATTTCAAGTGACAAACCTATCGCTATAGTTTGTAGAAGTGGTTCAAGAAGCGCTAAAGCTTCTGCTTTACTAGATCAAAATGGCATAGAAGTTACTAATTTAAAAGGCGGTATGAACGCACTTTTATCGCAAGGTTATAAAACCTCAAAGTAA
- a CDS encoding rhodanese-like domain-containing protein, with product MKNIAISKDILHEFCIIDVRTPSEWKSGVIKEAILIALCDDNGFMNENFIQEFKEKVDYQNKNIAFVCATGSRSKHTAMMIEDALGIECTNLDGGMVALLSQGYEATKEG from the coding sequence ATGAAAAATATAGCTATTTCTAAAGATATTTTACACGAATTTTGCATTATAGATGTAAGAACTCCTAGCGAATGGAAAAGCGGGGTTATAAAAGAAGCTATACTCATCGCACTTTGCGATGATAATGGCTTTATGAATGAAAATTTCATCCAAGAGTTTAAAGAAAAAGTAGATTATCAAAATAAAAACATAGCCTTTGTATGTGCTACAGGCTCAAGAAGCAAACACACTGCTATGATGATAGAAGATGCTCTAGGTATAGAATGCACTAATTTAGATGGTGGCATGGTAGCGCTTTTATCACAAGGTTATGAAGCAACAAAAGAAGGTTGA
- the htpG gene encoding molecular chaperone HtpG has translation MQFQTEVNQLLQLMIHSLYSNKEIFLRELISNASDALDKLSYLSVSDDAYKNLKFEPKIQINFNQEAKTLTISDNGIGMNKEDLINHLGTIAKSGTKSFLENLSGDAKKDSQLIGQFGVGFYSAFMVASKIEVLSKKALDDKAYLWTSDASGYEIEDANKDEQGTCITLHLKDEEFLNSYRIESIVEKYSNHIQFPIFMEKEEYLPLEEGEKEPKKELKNTQINTASALWRQNKASLKAEDYERFYEQNFHDSNKPMLYIHTKAEGSIEYNSLFFIPAQAPFDLYRVDYKSGLKLYVKRVFISDDDKELLPTYLRFVRGIIDVEDLPLNVSREILQENKILKSVQEASVKKILAELKKFKEKDKENYLKFHENFGKVLKEGLYGFGENKDAIAKLLYFKNSNKEELIDLEEYKQNLAEGQNEIFYISGKNEKLLRNSPLLESYKQKNINVLLLDEEIDTIVMPMMNEFEGLKFSAINHLASEETSEEQKAEFASLLIKIKEVLKDEVEEVKLSQRLSNSPSCIVYDQNKPDFAMQQILKQMGQEQQVKPILEINPNHEILKALKENDTLANEMAHILLNMAKLSEGMGIDNPSEFNNALSKIISKALEK, from the coding sequence ATGCAATTTCAAACTGAAGTTAATCAACTTTTACAACTTATGATTCATTCTTTGTATTCAAACAAAGAAATTTTTTTAAGAGAGCTTATTTCTAATGCAAGTGATGCACTTGATAAACTTAGCTATTTAAGCGTGAGTGATGATGCTTATAAAAATTTAAAATTTGAACCAAAAATTCAAATCAACTTCAATCAAGAAGCAAAAACCCTAACCATAAGCGATAATGGCATAGGTATGAATAAAGAAGATTTGATCAATCATCTTGGAACCATTGCCAAAAGTGGTACAAAAAGCTTTTTAGAAAACTTAAGTGGCGATGCCAAAAAAGACTCTCAACTTATAGGACAATTTGGCGTAGGCTTTTACTCTGCTTTTATGGTAGCTTCTAAAATAGAAGTTTTAAGCAAAAAGGCATTAGATGATAAAGCTTACCTTTGGACTTCTGATGCTAGTGGTTATGAAATAGAAGATGCAAATAAAGATGAACAAGGCACTTGTATAACCTTGCATTTAAAAGATGAAGAGTTTTTAAACTCATATCGCATTGAAAGTATAGTAGAAAAATACTCAAATCATATACAATTTCCTATTTTTATGGAAAAAGAAGAATATTTACCATTAGAAGAAGGTGAAAAAGAACCTAAAAAAGAATTAAAAAACACTCAAATTAATACAGCAAGTGCTTTATGGAGACAAAATAAAGCAAGCTTAAAAGCTGAAGATTATGAAAGATTTTATGAGCAAAACTTTCATGACTCAAACAAACCTATGCTTTATATCCACACAAAAGCTGAAGGTTCTATAGAGTATAATTCTTTATTCTTTATACCTGCACAAGCTCCGTTTGATTTATATAGAGTAGATTATAAAAGTGGTTTAAAACTTTATGTTAAAAGAGTTTTTATAAGCGATGATGATAAAGAATTATTACCAACTTATTTAAGATTTGTACGCGGGATTATTGATGTAGAAGATTTACCGCTTAATGTAAGCCGTGAAATTTTACAGGAAAATAAAATCTTAAAAAGCGTTCAAGAAGCAAGTGTTAAAAAAATCCTAGCAGAACTTAAAAAATTCAAAGAAAAAGATAAAGAAAACTATCTTAAATTCCATGAAAACTTTGGAAAAGTTTTAAAAGAAGGTTTATATGGTTTTGGTGAAAATAAAGACGCTATAGCTAAGCTTTTATACTTTAAAAACTCAAATAAAGAAGAATTAATTGATCTTGAAGAGTATAAACAAAACTTAGCTGAAGGTCAAAATGAAATTTTTTATATTAGCGGAAAAAATGAAAAACTTTTAAGAAATTCTCCATTACTTGAAAGCTATAAACAAAAAAATATCAATGTTTTATTGCTTGATGAGGAAATTGATACCATAGTTATGCCTATGATGAATGAATTTGAAGGCTTAAAATTTAGTGCTATTAACCATCTAGCTAGTGAAGAAACTAGCGAAGAACAAAAGGCTGAATTTGCAAGCTTACTCATCAAAATAAAAGAAGTTTTAAAAGATGAAGTTGAAGAAGTAAAACTTAGCCAAAGACTTTCAAATAGTCCAAGTTGTATTGTTTATGATCAAAATAAACCTGATTTTGCTATGCAACAAATTCTTAAACAAATGGGGCAAGAACAGCAAGTTAAACCTATACTTGAAATTAATCCTAATCATGAAATTTTAAAAGCCTTAAAAGAAAATGATACCTTAGCTAATGAAATGGCACATATTCTTTTAAATATGGCTAAACTTAGCGAAGGTATGGGTATAGACAACCCTAGTGAATTTAACAATGCTTTAAGCAAAATCATTTCTAAGGCTTTAGAAAAATGA
- the crcB gene encoding fluoride efflux transporter CrcB, protein MISTVLAVGFGGFLGAISRMLASSFFNKIIPHDFPYGTLLVNIIGSFLMGLFFSYANSKGVHIFTKSLISTGFLSAFTTFSTFSYENLLFLQSGDYFHFFLNIILNVILCLLAVWIGFLIFK, encoded by the coding sequence TTGATTAGTACGGTTTTGGCTGTAGGTTTTGGTGGCTTTTTAGGAGCCATATCTAGAATGCTTGCTAGTAGCTTTTTTAATAAAATCATTCCACATGATTTTCCCTATGGCACTTTACTTGTTAATATTATAGGTTCTTTTTTAATGGGCTTGTTTTTTTCTTATGCAAACTCTAAAGGTGTGCATATTTTTACTAAAAGTTTAATTAGTACGGGTTTTTTAAGTGCTTTTACGACTTTTTCAACTTTTTCTTATGAAAATTTGTTATTTTTGCAAAGTGGTGATTATTTTCACTTTTTTCTAAATATTATTTTAAATGTTATCCTTTGTCTTTTGGCAGTGTGGATTGGTTTTTTAATTTTTAAATAA